A region from the Deltaproteobacteria bacterium genome encodes:
- the trmFO gene encoding methylenetetrahydrofolate--tRNA-(uracil(54)-C(5))-methyltransferase (FADH(2)-oxidizing) TrmFO, producing MTDSVKIIGAGLAGSEAAWQLAEAGVKVQISEMKPIKRTPAQNSDELCELVCSNSLRSNNHMNAIGLLKEEMRRLNSLIIRAAYENRVPAGDALAVERIGFSKTITAALDGHPNITRVSEVVEKLPDAGHTIVSTGPLTDASLATSIQEASGQDRLYFYDAIAPIVSGDSLNRDIIFAASRYGKGGGDDYLNCPLNKEQYEAFIDAVLEGESMPLHSFEEPKYFQGCLPIEVVVASGRETLRYGAMKPVGLDDPRTGRWPYAVLQLRKEDPDGQAYNMVGFQTKLKYPEQKRIFKMIPGMEDVEFIRLGAIHRNTYLDSPALLDERMRLKAMPHIRFAGQITGVEGYVESAAHGLMTGRLLAADIQATTLEAPPRETALGCLWQHVQGVNRLDHSSHEPQNINWAMFTPPPEGTKKNEKKRIRVLRAEEALNQWAAQYQLEICASNIVPEELVKKKKPKRAMPLPPVPEAT from the coding sequence ATGACCGACTCAGTAAAAATCATAGGTGCAGGCCTCGCAGGCAGTGAAGCAGCTTGGCAACTTGCCGAAGCGGGCGTTAAAGTTCAAATCAGCGAGATGAAACCCATCAAGAGAACGCCAGCACAAAACTCTGATGAGTTGTGTGAATTGGTTTGCTCAAATTCGCTTCGCTCCAATAATCACATGAACGCAATCGGTCTTTTGAAAGAAGAAATGCGCCGGCTTAATTCATTGATTATCCGGGCAGCTTATGAAAACCGAGTACCCGCTGGTGACGCGCTCGCGGTGGAACGTATCGGATTTAGCAAGACCATTACCGCTGCTCTCGATGGTCACCCCAATATTACACGCGTCAGTGAGGTCGTTGAAAAACTACCCGATGCCGGCCACACCATTGTATCCACGGGCCCACTTACAGACGCTTCTTTGGCTACCTCCATTCAAGAAGCATCCGGCCAAGACCGGCTCTACTTCTACGACGCGATAGCTCCAATTGTCAGCGGCGACAGTTTAAATCGAGACATCATTTTCGCAGCAAGCCGTTACGGTAAAGGCGGAGGCGACGATTACCTCAACTGCCCGCTCAACAAAGAACAGTACGAAGCATTTATTGATGCTGTTCTCGAAGGCGAGTCCATGCCGCTGCACAGCTTCGAAGAGCCGAAGTACTTCCAAGGTTGCCTACCAATAGAAGTGGTCGTGGCCAGCGGGCGTGAGACGCTTCGCTACGGTGCAATGAAGCCCGTAGGACTCGATGACCCACGCACAGGTCGCTGGCCCTATGCTGTGCTCCAGCTTCGTAAGGAAGACCCTGATGGTCAGGCCTACAATATGGTCGGCTTTCAAACGAAGCTGAAGTACCCAGAACAAAAGCGCATCTTTAAGATGATACCCGGAATGGAAGATGTGGAATTTATCCGCCTTGGTGCCATCCACCGTAATACGTATCTTGATAGCCCAGCACTTTTAGATGAACGTATGCGCCTTAAAGCCATGCCTCATATTCGTTTTGCCGGACAAATTACCGGGGTGGAAGGCTACGTAGAAAGCGCAGCCCACGGCTTGATGACCGGCCGGCTTTTGGCGGCAGATATTCAGGCGACAACTCTTGAAGCGCCTCCACGCGAAACCGCTCTGGGGTGTTTGTGGCAACATGTGCAAGGTGTTAACCGTCTGGACCACAGCTCTCACGAACCACAGAATATCAACTGGGCTATGTTTACGCCGCCGCCAGAAGGCACCAAGAAGAATGAGAAAAAGCGTATCCGCGTGTTAAGAGCTGAAGAAGCGCTTAACCAGTGGGCCGCTCAGTATCAGCTCGAGATCTGCGCATCGAACATTGTGCCTGAAGAGCTCGTCAAAAAGAAAAAGCCTAAACGAGCCATGCCTTTACCGCCCGTACCGGAAGCAAC